The Gemmatimonadota bacterium genome contains the following window.
CGCACCCGGACATCCCGCAAATGCCGTCACTGTACATCTCGGCTTTGGGCGCACCGCCGCCGGGCGCGTGGGTAATGGCGTTGGCTTTAACGCTTATGCTCTTCAGACATCTGATTCGCCGTGGGTTGCATCGAATGCGTCAATGACAAAGACGGGACAGACGTATCCCCTGGCCTGCACGCAAGATCACCACAGCATGGAAGGCCGCGCGCTGGTGCGATCTGGCACAGTCGATGAATATGAAAAACACCCGCATTTTGTACACGAAATGGGGCATGACCCCGGTCCCGATGCAAACTTTTTTGATGGGATTCACGACAACGACGGCATAGCCTGGGGCATGGCAATTGATCTGAATTCATGCAATGGCTGCAATGCCTGCACAGTCGCCTGTCAGTCGGAAAATAATATTCCGGTAGTGGGCAAAGATGAAGTACTCAACGGACGCGAAATGCACTGGATTCGCATCGACCGCTACTACAAAGGCGATCTGGACAACCCCGAACTTTACAACCAGCCCGTACCCTGTATGCAGTGCGAGAATGCGCCCTGTGAACTCGTATGCCCCGTTGGCGCAACAGTACACAGTGCCGAGGGCTTGAACGATATGGCCTATAACCGCTGTGTGGGCACGAGATATTGTTCAAATAACTGCCCTTATAAGGTGCGGCGCTTCAATTTCCTCCACTATGCCGATGAAGAAACACCGAGTTTCAAATTGCAGCGCAATCCCAATGTGACAGTGCGCGGTCGCGGCGTGATGGAAAAATGCACCTATTGCGTGCAGCGCATTAGTGCAGCGCGAATTGAGGCCAAGGTCGAGGATCGCGAATTGAAAGATGGCGATATTACAACCGCCTGTCAGGGAGCGTGTCCTTCAGATGCCATTGTATTTGGCGATATCAAAGACCCCAATAGCCGCGTGGCCAAGCTCAAAGCCCAACAGAGAAATTACGGCATTTTGACAGAGTTAAATACCAAACCGCGCACCACGTATCTCGCGCGGTTGACCAATCCCAATCCGGAGATTTCACAGCATGGGTAGTCCTGCACCTATAAAAGATCCGACGATGCCGGCGCCGGTGCTCGGTCCGGGGCAGACCTATACAACGGTGACACAAAGACTCAGTGCGCTCATCACCAATCGCACGCCTTTGGGGTGGATTGCGGCACTGTTGATTGCAGGTGGTATTTTGCAGTTGTTGATGTTATCTGCGACCTGGCTGCTGATCAAAGGGACTGGCATCTGGGGCTTAAATATTCCCGTTGGCTGGGGCTGGGCAATTATCAACTTTGTCTGGTGGATCGGTATTGGGCACGCGGGCACATTGATTTCGGCTATTTTGTTACTCATGCGTCAGCAATGGCGCAATTCGATCAACCGATTTGCCGAAGCCATGACCATTTTTGCCGTCATGTGCGCCGGTATGTTTCCACTGTTGCACACGGGGCGTCCCTGGGTAGCGGCTTACTGGCTGTTGCCCTATCCCAATACAATGTCTGTGTGGCCGCAGTTCCGCAGTCCGCTAATATGGGATGTATTTGCCGTTGGCACCTACTTTACAGTATCTCTGATCTTCTGGTATCTGGGCTTAATTCCCGATTTTGCCACCCTGCGCGACAAGGCCAAACACAAAATTTCACAGATCATATACGGCGTATTGTCAATGGGATGGCGCGGATCCGCCAAGCACTGGTTCAACTATGAAATGGCCGCGCTGCTCTTAGCGGGTGTATCGACGCCGCTGGTACTATCCGTACACTCCATCGTGAGTTTGGACTTTTCCGTAGGCCTGATTCCCGGCTGGCATGCAACCATCTTTCCACCCTATTTTGTGGCGGGTGCTGTATATGCCGGTTTTGCAATGGTGCTGACGCTGGGGCTGCCCATTCGCTACTTTTACGGATTGCACGATTATATCACCGACCGTCACCTGAACAATATGGGCAAGGTGATGCTCGCCACCGGACTCATTGTGGCTTATGGCTATGCGATGGAGCAGTTTTTTGCCTGGTATAGTGCCAGCCCCTATGAAGGCTATATGATGAAAAATCGCACATTTGGCCCTTATTCCGGTACTTACTGGTCATTGATCTTGTGCAATGTGGCTATCCCACAATTATTGTGGATTAAAAAGGTGCGCCTGAGTCCGATATGGCTGTTCATCATTTCGATGTTCATCAATGTGGGAATGTGGCTCGAGCGATTTATCATTGTGGTGACGAGTCTCCACCGCGACTTTATGCCTTCGTCCTGGGATATGTATCACTCGACGCCGTGGGACTGGGGATTGTACGCAGGCACAATTGGATTTTTCCTCTTTATGATGATCCTGTTTATTCGGGTGATGCCCGTCATTAACATTTTTGAAATCCGCCAGTTGGTGGCAAATAAAAGCAAACATGCGGAAGCGGCTTCTGCCGATGATTAAACGGGTGTGATTATGGCTGAAAATTTATACGGTCTTTTGGCCGAATTTGACGGTCCCGACGAATTGCTCAAAGCTGCGAAAGATTCATATGCAGAAGGGTATCGCAAGATGGATGCTTATTCTCCAATGCCGATACACGATTTGTCGGAATCAATGGGTTATGACAAGCACCGCGTGCCCATCATTGTATTGATCTGCGCGATTCTCGGTGCCTGTTCAGGCTTTGGGCTTCAGTACTGGGTATCTGTAATCGACTATCCGCTCAATGTGGGTGGTCGGCCCCTTTTGAGCTGGCCCTCTTTTATTCCCGTGACATTTGAACTCGGCGTGCTATTTTCCGCTTTTGGTGCATTGATTGGCATGCTCATCCTCAATGGTTTGCCGCGTCCCTATCACCCGGTTTTCAATGTTCCCAATTTTGAACGCGCCTCTGGTGATGGTTTCTTTTTGTGTATCGAAGCCGAAGATCCCAAATTTGACACTTCCGAAACCCGTGCATTTCTCGAGAGCCTGAAAGCAAAAAAGGTAGATGATGTCGAACCGTAAATTAGCTAATTGGCTAAAAATTGCCCATCCCGTGAGACTGGTGCTCGCACTCTTTATGGCAATGGGGTGTGAGGGCACGACAGATATCGAGCGTTTGCGGCAAGAAATGTACAACCAATCGAGATTTGAACCGCTGGAAAAAAATACTTTTTTCGCGGATCAAAGGTCCTCTCGGCCCTGGATAAAAGGCACGGTTGCACGCGGGCATTTGCGTACAGACGCGCATTTATATACCGGGATGATAGATGGTAAACCAGCGGAAACTTTTCCCTTTCCCATTACGCGCGATGTGATTCTCCGCGGCAGAGAACGCTACAATATCTATTGCTCCCCCTGCCATGGACAGGAAGGCGATGGGCGTGGGATGGTGGTGCGCCGCGGCATGAAGCAACCCCCATCATACCATATTGAGCGGCTGCA
Protein-coding sequences here:
- a CDS encoding cytochrome c — translated: MAMGCEGTTDIERLRQEMYNQSRFEPLEKNTFFADQRSSRPWIKGTVARGHLRTDAHLYTGMIDGKPAETFPFPITRDVILRGRERYNIYCSPCHGQEGDGRGMVVRRGMKQPPSYHIERLQNETPGYFFDVMTNGFGAMYSYASRIKPRDRWAIIAYIQALQLSQNATLDDVPADVRQRLENE
- a CDS encoding hydrogenase → MGSPAPIKDPTMPAPVLGPGQTYTTVTQRLSALITNRTPLGWIAALLIAGGILQLLMLSATWLLIKGTGIWGLNIPVGWGWAIINFVWWIGIGHAGTLISAILLLMRQQWRNSINRFAEAMTIFAVMCAGMFPLLHTGRPWVAAYWLLPYPNTMSVWPQFRSPLIWDVFAVGTYFTVSLIFWYLGLIPDFATLRDKAKHKISQIIYGVLSMGWRGSAKHWFNYEMAALLLAGVSTPLVLSVHSIVSLDFSVGLIPGWHATIFPPYFVAGAVYAGFAMVLTLGLPIRYFYGLHDYITDRHLNNMGKVMLATGLIVAYGYAMEQFFAWYSASPYEGYMMKNRTFGPYSGTYWSLILCNVAIPQLLWIKKVRLSPIWLFIISMFINVGMWLERFIIVVTSLHRDFMPSSWDMYHSTPWDWGLYAGTIGFFLFMMILFIRVMPVINIFEIRQLVANKSKHAEAASADD
- a CDS encoding DUF3341 domain-containing protein, coding for MAENLYGLLAEFDGPDELLKAAKDSYAEGYRKMDAYSPMPIHDLSESMGYDKHRVPIIVLICAILGACSGFGLQYWVSVIDYPLNVGGRPLLSWPSFIPVTFELGVLFSAFGALIGMLILNGLPRPYHPVFNVPNFERASGDGFFLCIEAEDPKFDTSETRAFLESLKAKKVDDVEP